Proteins encoded within one genomic window of Psilocybe cubensis strain MGC-MH-2018 chromosome 2, whole genome shotgun sequence:
- a CDS encoding O-fucosyltransferase 30 — protein sequence MRAPALRPPPLLLQEKGRETVIPNRKVVHHRINRTLVSLLMLLTVACLTCFGSAYYLYTTRWDIRIVSPYSTSNAVSEVVVSDMDIDDTDFSKKYLTYLPHSGFHNQRIALENALLLSHLLRRTLLVPPILLGNKPLRYVEYNTLFRHHELSSKEGLGHCPGIPVYISLPVECLHYFETSYVPWTWLVDLSTLSAHQSLFHRPNMSQAWLHARFSITSTDVYVLRDDTPYQFRFLDTLGDSSPPTDKYQEDVYITELAAIPERLLQIGTLFGTSRLRLKNSDNIAYLEMVRRKMIFANLDLVAAADSISQSLHYSYLGVHLRSGDGKFKTAIGTTVKAIWWNILHSMLNFSLAQICDVENKILGDMSACMNSDMKHIVTVNSNAFPPNSSWPLAYKGPCRWSRHREQKYDLLNTPIYVATDLQFPETHPEMLIMRQTFPCLFFLADFKKEITPLEKLVSPYDGVGLGQFVLPFVDGLVLGKAVNVVGTEGSTFSKFVKEVLWNNYTASVLD from the coding sequence ATGAGGGCTCCTGCTCTTCGCCCCCCGCCTCTTTTGCTTCAAGAGAAAGGGCGAGAAACTGTGATACCTAATCGAAAGGTTGTTCATCACCGCATCAACAGAACTTTGGTGTCTCTTCTCATGTTACTCACTGTTGCGTGTTTGACATGCTTTGGATCAGCCTACTATCTCTATACAACGAGGTGGGACATTCGAATCGTATCTCCCTACAGCACTTCTAATGCCGTATCCGAAGTCGTCGTATCTGACATGGATATCGACGACACGGACTTTTCGAAAAAATACTTGACATACCTGCCACATAGTGGCTTCCATAATCAACGCATCGCTCTCGAAAATGCTTTGTTGCTTTCACACCTACTTCGTCGCACGCTCCTTGTACCACCTATTCTGCTAGGAAACAAACCCTTGCGCTATGTTGAATATAATACCCTCTTTCGTCACCATGAACTATCAAGCAAAGAAGGTCTAGGCCACTGTCCGGGAATTCCTGTCTACATTAGCCTCCCTGTTGAATGTCTTCATTACTTCGAGACGTCTTATGTTCCTTGGACCTGGTTAGTTGACCTTTCGACACTCTCTGCTCATCAGTCCCTCTTCCATAGGCCAAATATGTCACAAGCTTGGCTACATGCGAGATTCAGCATCACTTCGACTGACGTATATGTCCTACGCGATGATACGCCTTACCAATTTCGCTTTTTGGATACTTTGGGAGATTCCTCTCCGCCAACAGATAAATACCAGGAAGATGTATATATCACCGAGCTTGCTGCAATTCCAGAACGTCTTTTGCAGATCGGGACGTTGTTTGGGACCTCTCGTCTTCGCCTGAAAAACTCTGACAATATTGCTTACCTTGAAATGGTTCGGCGCAAGATGATTTTTGCGAACTTAGATCTTGTTGCTGCAGCCGATAGTATAAGTCAATCGCTCCATTATTCCTACTTGGGGGTGCATTTACGATCTGGCGATGGCAAATTCAAAACAGCAATTGGCACTACCGTTAAAGCAATATGGTGGAACATTCTCCATTCGATGCTTAACTTTTCGTTGGCCCAAATCTGCGATGTGGAGAACAAAATTTTGGGAGATATGTCTGCATGCATGAATTCCGACATGAAGCACATTGTCACGGTCAACAGCAATGCTTTTCCGCCAAATTCATCATGGCCACTTGCATACAAAGGACCCTGTCGCTGGTCTCGTCACCGTGAACAGAAATATGACCTATTAAATACTCCCATATATGTTGCGACTGACTTGCAGTTTCCTGAGACGCACCCAGAGATGTTAATAATGCGGCAGActtttccttgtctattCTTTTTGGCCGACTTTAAAAAGGAGATTACACCACTTGAAAAGTTAGTTAGCCCTTACGATGGGGTAGGGCTGGGGCAATTTGTTCTTCCTTTCGTTGATGGTTTAGTTTTAGGGAAGGCTGTGAACGTCGTAGGCACTGAAGGAAGTACGTTCAGCAAATTTGTAAAGGAGGTTCTTTGGAACAACTACACAGCCTCTGTACTTGACTGA
- a CDS encoding Protein VTS1 — protein MSTIETNAKLSVSTEDVNNTPASGQANGGLSTPLPQSAIEGFDRWIKDFQKYESVLNEMAKVTADPKFKEELATIEHWFKVLNEPERTAALYTLLQSSTQDQLRFFVAVLQQMIRPEEPKAVPNSRKAPEPAAQVKPKLGKLAFRPPSLNIDDLESPITPTPAHEQTHHSLLAQAALNREAIRQNTPATESWANMVNTPLIPMFQKDVGKEAKPAAGSTNSLPGFSGINPYTLNMLANAGLSAEAQVLAAQLVMSGLVQPTGLAPPSSAKPKKAQGPTNWRTPTSARYPASALRSSGLRPSSGLKSAGLKSSGLGPTPATPLSAVDSPREEEFEPEMLNDIPTWLRSLRLHKYTSAFDGLTWQEMVVLDDATLEAKGVAALGARRRLLRTFEHVRKRMGMDEPTSATPTTSAIPTGAAFAAAPEVDRVPHSALPRSKLSINSPIFTPSWDSSKVPNSATPTVSATEPPATTTESVVVASSSPA, from the exons ATGTCGACCATTGAAACTAATGCCAAACTTTCCGTCTCCACTGAAGACGTGAATAACACTCCTGCTTCTGGACAAGCAAATGGAGGTCTTTCtactcctcttcctcagTCTGCCATCGAAGGCTTCGACCGTTGGATCAAGGACTTTCAGAAATATGAGTCTGTCCTG AATGAAATGGCCAAAGTGACTGCAGATCCCAAGTTTAAGGAGGAACTTGCTACTATCGAGCACT GGTTCAAAGTTCTGAATGAGCCTGAGAGGACTGCAGCACTGTATACTCTTCTTCAGAGCTCTACTCAGGACCAGCTTCGTTTCTTCGTTGCTGTTCTGCAACAAATGATCCGACCGGAGGAGCCTAAGGCTGTGCCTA ATTCTCGCAAAGCTCCTGAACCAGCTGCTCAAGTTAAGCCCAAGCTTGGGAAGCTCGCATTCCGTCCCCCTAGCTTGAACATCGATGACCTTGAATCGCCGATCACCCCAACACCGGCTCATGAACAAACTCATCACAGTCTTCTTGCACAGGCGGCATTGAACCGCGAAGCTATTCGCCAGAACACGCCTGCTACGGAGAGCTGGGCCAACATGGTCAATACTCCTTTGATCCCCATGTTCCAAAAGGACGTTGGAAAAGAAGCAAAACCGGCCGCAGGATCTACCAATTCACTGCCCGGCTTCTCGGGAATCAATCCTTATACTTTGAATATGCTTGCCAACGCCGGTCTTTCAGCTGAAGCCCAAGTCCTTGCCGCTCAGTTGGTCATGAGCGGTCTCGTTCAACCCACTGgtcttgctcctccttcttcggCGAAGCCTAAAAAGGCACAAGGACCTACTAACTGGAGAACTCCGACAAGTGCTCGTTATCCTGCCAGCGCTCTCAGGAGCAGTGGCTTGCGTCCTAGTAGCGGTTTGAAGAGCGCTGGCCTGAAGAGTAGCGGTCTAGGACCCACTCCTGCTACGCCACTGAGCGCCGTTGATTCTCCTCGTGAAGAGGAATTCGAGCCTGAGATGCTCAACGACATCCCGACTTGGTTGAGAAGTCTCCGCCTACACAAATATACTTCAGCCTTTGATGGACTTACCTGGCAAGAGATGGTTGTTCTTGATGATGCAACTTTGGAAGCTAAAGGGGTAGCAGCTCTCGGTGCCCGCAGGCGCCTGCTGAGGACCTTTGAACACGTCAGAAAGAGGATGGGAATGGACGAACCAACTAGTGCCACTCCCACAACAAGCGCGATTCCGACAGGGGCGGCCTTTGCGGCGGCCCCTGAAGTTGATCGCGTTCCCCACAGTGCACTCCCTCGGTCGAAATTGTCGATCAATTCGCCTATCTTCACTCCGTCCTGGGACTCCTCCAAAGTCCCGAACAGTGCAACGCCCACCGTGTCTGCTACCGAACCTCCTGCCACTACCACTGAAAGTGTCGTAGTTGCTAGTAGTTCCCCAGCCTAG
- a CDS encoding Guanine nucleotide-binding protein alpha-4 subunit yields the protein MPNETDNFDPLSLAIAPPPDETPEERIVRELAEREAVLRSREIDAELKAAKVAMKRYKNAIKILVLGQSLSGKSTTIKNFQRKYAQKAWADERATWKAIILFNLVRSVNIMIDALNRAPVYDPQKQAASPIIALGGALLAERHQSIILRLAPLREVEKDLKLFLGAGATEVEAQTYTTPNEQNQVMFEFKKSNTQEFCVRSSSGWRGVIDRIKTSQNGKESQVHRVVSQVVDSCKADILWLWKDPVTQSILHSQRLRLEDSPGFFIDDIDRIVATDYEPSDHDIMRARLRTTGVQEHHFMLDRTNGTKLDWIMYDVAGIRTSRAAWVPYFKEVTGLLFLAPISAFNERLEEDTSIFRLEDTFMLWKTLCGNKLLSRVQLILFLNKTDLLRKKLEQGILVKKYMPEFDKENTYENVATWFRKIFKKYFIQHSEPGRSFISHFTSVIDTEATSVTLIAVQSAILQHDMAEVGLL from the exons ATGCCTAACGAAACCGACAATTTTGACCCGCTCTCCCTTGCTATTGCGCCTCCACCTGACGAAACACCAGAGGAACGAATAGTTCGAGAACTCGCGGAGAGAGAGGCCGTGTTGCGGAGCCGCGAAATCGATGCAGAACTGAAAGCGGCGAAGGTTGCGATGAAGCGTTATAAAAACGCTATAAAAATACTTGTGTTAGGTCAAAGTTTGAGTG GCAAGTCAACTACAATCAAAA ACTTTCAGAGGAAATATGCCCAGAAAGCATGGGCAGATGAGCGCGCGACATGGAAGGCCATCATACTATTTAATCTAGTTCGGTCTGTGAACATCATGATCGATGCCTTGAATCGCGCGCCGGTTTACGATCCTCAGAAACAGGCTGCCTCTCCCATAATTGCCCTCGGGGGTGCTCTTCTAGCCGAAAGACATCAAAGCATAATCCTTCGCCTAGCTCCACTACGGGAAGTCGAAAAGGATTTGAAGCTTTTCCTAGGCGCAGGCGCAACTGAGGTCGAAGCCCAAACCTATACCACCCCAAATGAACAGAACCAGGTCATGTTCGAATTCAAGAAAAGTAATACGCAAGAGTTCTGTGTGCGGTCATCTTCGGGTTGGAGGGGCGTCATTGACCGAATCAAAACTTCCCAGAATGGGAAAGAATCGCAGGTTCATCGGGTAGTTTCTCAAGTAGTTGACAGTTGCAAAGCAGACATCCTATGGCTTTGGAAGGATCCAGTGACGCAGAGTATTCTTCACAGTCAAAGACTAAGACTAGAAGATTCTCCTGGATT TTTTATCGATGATATCGATAGGATCGTTGCTACCGATTATGAACCATCCGATCACGACATCATGCGCGCTCGTTTGCGAACGACAGGCGTTCAAGAACATCACTTCATGCTCGACCGAA CCAATGGAACAAAGCTCGACTGGATTATGTATGACGTAGCAG GAATTCGCACTTCA CGAGCAGCTTGGGTTCCATACTTCAAAGAAGTGACCGGGCTCTTGTTTTTGGCTCCAATTTCCGCGTTCAATGAGCGTCTGGAAGAAGACACTAGTATATTCAGGCTAGAAGACACCTTTATGCTGTGGAAAACTCTATGTGGCAACAAACTTTTGTCCAGAGTTCAACTT ATCTTGTTTTTGAACAAAACCGATTTATTGAGGAAGAAACTTGAACAAGGTATCCtggtcaaaaaatatatGCCTGAATTCGATAAAGAAAATACCTATGAAAACGTGGCGACAT GGTTCCGTAAAATCTTTAAGAAGTATTTCATTCAGCATTCAGAACCGGGGCGTTCGTTTATATCCCATTTTACATCCGTCATA GATACGGAAGCGACCTCTGTGACATTAATTGCCG TTCAGTCAGCGATTTTACAGCACGATATGGCCGAAGTTGGTCTCCTGTAG
- a CDS encoding Putative dipeptidase (Putative dipeptidase CPSG_03667) encodes MTSNGHPSENTRLLSGRRDQDTENQAPTACESNPKVRGVVWGTLTLLFVIAVILLVGFERVFGDAFAPWLGKLPKDPMLAALAILDKAPVIDTPRLQLTEIRHLSYDFEDLPILVRAQYANNASAVDLESEMPGHVDIPRLRKGKVGGFFWSVYVSCPDPDLEGKDFLGGTWRVRDTLEQIDISKILINKYPDTFALALNTEDIRKAIIGGRIASLLGVEGGHQLGNSIAVLRQYHALGVRYVTLTHTCHNAFADSCGFFSGMIPLHGGLSNLGRSLIDEMNRLGVLVDLSHTSDATAKQAISHSKAPVIWSHSSARAVHDVPRNVPDDVLELIGREEGKKDAVVMVNFAPFFVAEPNNATVKAVADHVDHIARVAGKQHVGLGSDFDGIGDVPEGLEDVSKYPALIAELYSRGWNKYELAGLTGGNLLRVYEGAEKVALELQAAGTSAVFDLYDKRTDIPKEHSDL; translated from the exons ATGACGTCCAACGGCCACCCGTCTGAGAACACGCGCCTACTCTCTGGTCGGCGGGACCAGGACACCGAGAACCAGGCTCCCACTGCCTGCGAGTCTAACCCCAAAGTACGCGGTGTGGTTTGGGGTACATTGACTCTGTTGTTCGTTATTGCTGTTATTCTTCTGGTCGGATTCGAGAGGGTGTTTGGAGATGCATTTGCACCGTGGTTGGGAAAGCTCCCTAAGGACCCCATGCTGGCTGCTTTGGCCATTCTAGACAAAGCCCCTGTTATT GATACACCTCGTCTTCAACTCACTGAAATTCGACATCTGAGTTATGACTTTGAAGATTTACCCATTCTCGTTCGCGCCCAATATGCCAACAATGCGTCTGCAGTTGACCTTGAGTCTGAGATGCCTGGACATGTTGATATTCCTCGGTTaaggaaagggaaggttGGTGGTTTTTTCTG GTCTGTATATGTCTCTTGCCCCGACCCAGACCTGGAAGGCAAGGACTTCCTCGGAGGAACATGGCGTGTTCG GGATACCCTAGAGCAGATTGATATTTCGAAAATACTAATCAACAAGTACCCTGAT ACATTTGCTCTAGCCCTCAATACGGAAGATATTAGAAAAGCCATTATCGGAGGAAGAATAGCCAGCCTTCTGGGTGTCGAAGG TGGACATCAACTTGGAAACTCTATAGCAGTACTTCGACAATATCATGCACTCGGCGTTCGCTATGTTACACTCACACATACCTGCCATAATGCGTTCGCGGACTCTTGCGGGTTTTTTTCGGGCATGATCCCGCTCCATGGGGGACTGAG TAACCTCGGGAGATCTTTAATCGACGAGATGAACCGCTTGGGCGTCCTCGTTGACCTTTCGCACACCTCGGATGCAACAGCTAAGCAAGCCATTTCTCACTCAAAAGCGCCCGTCATCTGGTCGCATTCATCTGCGCGTGCTGTGCACGATGTCCCACGAAATGTCCCAGATGATGTTTTAGAACTCATCGGacgtgaagaaggaaagaaggatGCTGTAGTAATG GTCAATTTTGCACCCTTTTTTGTTGCAGAACCAAATAATGCAACCGTCAAGGCCGTAGCCGATCACGTTGATCATATTGCACGAGTGGCTGGAAAGCAACA TGTTGGTCTAGGCAGCGATTTCGACGGCATTGGCGATGTCCCAGAGGGACTTGAGGACGTCTCCAAGTACCCGGCATTA ATTGCTGAACTCTACAGTCGTGGTTGGAATAAATACGAACTTGCCGGATTGACCGGTGGTAATCTGTTACGGGTATACGAAGGTGCAGAAAAGGTTGCTCTAGAACTACAGGCAGCCGGCACATCCGCTGTGTTCGACCTGTACGATAAACGCACAGACATTCCAAAGGAACATTCTGATCTGTGA
- a CDS encoding Fumarate reductase, which produces MAQVIVVGGGLAGLSAAHTLLERGANVLLLDKQGFMGGNSTKATSGINGAGTNTQKDLNIPDSAKIFFEDTKKSARDLARDDLIHVLTGRSGDAVNWLQSKFGLDLSKVSRLGGHSQPRTHRGDAQFPGMVITYAQMERLEDLAVSDPERVKIIKKARVTKLVKDESGAVVGVEYQHAGKTESAYGPVILATGGYAADFSEDSLLKKHRPEYYNLPTTNGDHCTGDGQKIAMAIGASAIDLEKVQVHPTGLVDPKDPQAQVKFLAAEALRGVGGLLLDNTGKRFVDELQHRDYVTGKIWENGKYPIRLVLNGSASKEIEWHCKHYVGRGLMKRFDSGEALAKEFGLSPDVLKKTFEDYNQSVRTKKDPFGKKFFQGEWKFDDFFHVAIMTPVLHYTMGGLEIDPESRVIDKSGKPIPGLFAAGEVAGGVHGANRLGGSSLLGCVVFGRVSGDSAAAYQLQTTSAAIKKAGGRLGALAGQLGSSSAAPAAAPAPSAPAAAPAATASGEYTVAEVAKHNKKDDVWVIIDGQVLDVTKFLPDHPGGEKAILLYAGRDATEEFNMLHDPKVIPRYAADSVIGKVKA; this is translated from the exons ATGGCCCAAGTTATCGTCGTCGGAGGTGGTCTCGCAGGTCTCTCCGCTGCACACACTCTTCTTGAGCGCGGCGCCAATGTCTTGCTTCTCGACAAGCAAGG TTTCATGGGTGGCAACTCTACCAAGGCCACTTCCGGTATCAACGGTGCTGGAACCAACACCCAGAAGGATCTGAATATTCCTGATTCAGCCAAGATCTTCTTCGAGGATACTAAGAAATCC GCTCGCGACCTTGCTCGTGACGATCTCATTCACGTCCTCACTGGCCGCTCTGGTGATGCCGTCAACTGGCTGCAGAGCAAGTTCGGTCTCGACCTGTCCAAAGTCTCCCGTCTCGGTGGCCACAGCCAACCCCGCACACATCGTGGAGATGCCCAGTTCCCCGGAATG gtTATCACATATGCTCAAATGGAGCGTCTTGAAGATCTCGCCGTCAGCGACCCTGAGCGAGTGAAGATCATCAAGAAGGCCCGTGTCACGAAGCTCGTCAAGGACGAGTCTGgtgctgttgttggtgtCGAGTACCAGCACGCTGGCAAGACCGAGAGCGCTTACGGTCCCGTTATCCTTGCTACCGGAGGATACGCTGCCGATTTCTCAGAAGACTCGCTTCTCAAGAAGCATCGTCCTGAGTACTACAACCTCCCCACCACCAACGGAGACCACTGCACTGGTGATGGACAGAAGATTGCCATGGCTATTGGTGCTAGCGCCATTGACCTCGAGAAGGTTCAAGTTCACCCTACTGGATTGGTCGACCCCAAAGACCCCCAAGCTCAGGTCAAATTCTTGGCTGCTGAGGCTCTccgtggtgttggtggtcTTCTCCTCGACAACACTGGCAAGCGTTTCGTTGATGAGCTCCAACATCGTGACTACGTCACTGGCAAAATCTGGGAGAACGGCAAG TACCCCATCCGCCTTGTTCTCAACGGCTCTGCCTCGAAGGAAATTGAATGGCACTGCAAGCACTACGTTGGTCGTGGCCTCATGAAGCGTTTCGATTCTGGTGAAGCTCTCGCCAAGGAGTTTGGTCTCTCTCCCGACGTTCTCAAGAAGACGTTCGAGGACTACAACCAGAGCGTGCGCACCAAGAAAGACCCCTTCGGCAAGAAG TTCTTCCAAGGTGAATGGAAATTCGACGACTTCTTCCACGTCGCCATCATGACTCCCGTTCTCCACTACACCATGGGTGGTCTCGAGATCGACCCTGAATCCCGCGTCATCGACAAGAGTGGCAAGCCCATCCCTGGTCTCTTCGCTGCTGGTGAGGTTGCTGGAGGTGTGCACGGTGCTAACCGTCTCGGTGGTTCCTCATTGCTCGGATGTGTCGTCTTCGGGCGGGTGTCTGGTGACTCTGCCGCTGCCTACCAGCTCCAGACAACATCTGCTGCCATCAAGAAGGCTGGCGGACGATTGGGTGCCCTTGCAGGACAGCTCGGATCATCATCAGCTGCCCCTGccgctgctcctgctccaTCAGCACCCGCCGCTGCACCCGCTGCTACTGCCTCGGGAGAATACACTGTGGCCGAGGTTGCTAAGCACAACAAGAAGGATGATGTGTGGGTCATCATTGACGGTCAGGTCCTTGACGTTACCAAg TTCCTTCCTGATCACCCTGGAGGCGAGAAGGCAATTCTCCTGTACGCTGGTCGCGATGCCACCGAGGAGTTCAACATGCTGCATGATCCCAAGGTTATTCCTCGATATGCGGCTGACTCTGTGATCGGAAAGGTCAAGGCCTAA
- a CDS encoding Nicotinamide riboside kinase — translation MTRVILIGVGGATCSGKTTLAKHLNRILPDSVIIHQDPQELVPFHPVHNVQDWDAPAGAITWPRLIQFLHKVKQTGQIPPDHRSHDHLNEQKEISVDASVRDKWIAEFEKIKRDIEAADGERIVWGLVDGFLLYWHKEVIEQLDVRIMLRVPHDVLRKRRHERHGYHTAVQSDPEGSLWRDPPGYWEDIVYPAYVEANKDVFEDGDVEHGKPTNKVEGLVLLESLNISMSEAVERCCQVIRAAVAKDES, via the exons ATGACCAGAGTGATTCTGATTGGTGTGGG CGGTGCAACTTGCTCGGGCAAGACAACCCTCGCCAAACATCTTAACCGCATCTTGCCAGACAGTGTCATCATACACCAGGAC CCTCAGGAACTCGTCCCCTTCCATCCTGTCCATAATGTCCAGGATTGGGATGCTCCTGCGGGTGCCATAACCTGGCCTCGCCTCATCCAGTTTCTGCACAAGGTCAAACAGACTGGTCAGATCCCCCCTGACCATCGGAGTCACGACCACCTCAACGAGCAGAAGGAGATCAGTGTCGACGCCTCCGTCCGAGACAAGTGGATCGCCGAGTTCGAGAAGATCAAGAGGGATATAGAGGCGGCTGATGGTGAGCGTATTGTCTGGGGTTTGGTAGATGGTTTCCTGTTATACTGGCACAAA GAGGTTATAGAGCAACTAGACGTTCGCATCATGTTGCGTGTCCCCCATGATGTTCTCAGAAAACGACGCCACGAAAGACATGGTTATCATACAGCAG TCCAATCCGACCCAGAGGGTTCCCTTTGGCGGGACCCCCCAGGTTATTGGGAAGACATCGTATACCCGGCGTATGTCGAGGCTAACAAGGACGTATTCGAGGATGGCGACGTAGAGCATGGTAAGCCTACGAACAAGGTGGAGGGCCTCGTCCTGTTGGAGAGTTTGAACATATCTATGTCAGAGGCGGTCGAGCGATGCTGTCAAGTCATCAGAGCAGCCGTGGCCAAAGATGAATCATGA
- a CDS encoding Guanine nucleotide-binding protein alpha-4 subunit, producing the protein MSKLFRRSLEEGDEDPIALALAPPGNETPLERQERLAAEAEARQRSEAIDEEINRQRMEKKKGPKCIRILLLGQSESGKSTTLKNFQLMNSPKAFRHERASWRAVVQLNVVRSVRLILDTITEAQAASNPSSPSSAMLAIPRQRTESIESGSVQIRFNPELLKLKMRLLPLQQVEEALLRKMTPAGSAEFEATHLSPATNLPYSSRAGKFKEIAINSTAQWKGAFGRLMATARASMDSAADIDFEDPKDPGVILHACAEDIIQLWNDPTVKELLKAKKIRLESMAGFFLDSIPRITALRYVPTDDDILRARLKTLGVSEHRFKLKSGQFYTIFGKMHIFSNGLYKEICYIMTGEYSMLAAHVPSEVSRLSVLHYALVLNLSVTEAWVPYFDDIDAIIFLAPISGFDEVLLEDPAVNKLEDSLLLWRRIVINPILKNTQLILFLNKTDLLKAKLDSGIQFGHYVTTYGNKPNDYESTSRYMRKKFSNIFTQNSPKSRLFYVHLTSMTDSKSTEKILMNVKDMVIRDMLQESSLL; encoded by the exons ATGTCCAAATTGTTCCGCAGAAGTTTAGAGGAGGGCGACGAGGATCCCATTGCACTGGCATTGGCCCCTCCAGGGAACGAGACTCCATTGGAGCGCCAGGAGAGGCTGGCGGCTGAAGCGGAGGCCCGGCAACGTTCTGAAGCTATCGATGAAGAGATCAACCGTCAGAGaatggagaagaaaaagggtCCAAAATGTATTCGAATACTCCTGCTGG GCCAAAGTGAATCAG GCAAATCTACAACGCTAAAAA ATTTCCAACTGATGAATTCGCCCAAG GCCTTTCGTCATGAGCGCGCATCATGGCGAGCTGTCGTTCAACTGAATGTCGTTCGTTCTGTCAGACTAATTCTTGACACCATCACCGAAGCCCAAGCTGCCTCCAACCCTTCCTCCCCTTCATCAGCTATGCTGGCCATTCCTCGACAGCGCACCGAGTCCATAGAATCTGGATCAGTGCAAATTCGATTCAATCCTGAACTTCTCAAGTTGAAAATGCGACTCCTTCCATTGCAGCAAGTGGAAGAAGCACTACTGCGCAAAATGACGCCTGCTGGATCAGCCGAATTCGAAGCAACTCACCTCTCCCCTGCAACCAATCTTCCATATAGTTCGCGCGCGGGCAAGTTTAAAGAGATCGCTATCAACTCGACTGCTCAATGGAAAGGTGCATTTGGGCGATTAATGGCAACTGCGAGGGCCAGCATGGATAGTGCGGCTGATATCGACTTCGAAGACCCTAAGGATCCTGGAGTTATTTTGCATGCTTGTGCTGAGGATATCATTCAGTTATGGAATGATCCGACAGTCAAGGAACTTCTCAAGGCGAAAAAAATTCGCCTGGAGAGCATGGCTGGATT CTTCCTAGACTCTATACCTCGTATCACCGCTCTACGATATGTGCCAACTGACG ACGATATTTTAAGGGCAAGGTTAAAGACACTAGGGGTATCTGAACACCGCTTTAAATTAAAATCTGGTCAGTTCTACACAATCTTCGGTAAAATGCACATATTCTCAAATGGACTGTATAAGGAAATATGCTACATCATGACTGGAGAATATTCGATGTTGGCGGCGCACGTTCCAAG CGAGGTGAGCCGACTGTCTGTCTTGCATTATGCTTTGGTTCTAAACCTATCCGTGACAGAGGCATGGGTGCCATATTTCGATGACATTGACGCCATCATCTTCCTTGCACCTATATCAGGCTTTGATGAA GTTCTGTTAGAGGATCCTGCGGTGAATAAATTG GAGGATTCATTGTTGCTGTGGAGGCGTATCGTGATAAATCCGATTTTGAAGAACACTCAATTGATATTGTTCCTCAACAAAACTGACCTTTTGAAAG CTAAACTTGATTCTGGAATTCAGTTTGGTCATTATGTTACAACATATGGGAATAAACCAAACGACTATGAATCGACGTCTCGAT atatgagaaaaaaattct CCAACATATTTACTCAGAATAGCCCGAAATCGCGACTATTTTACGTTCATCTGACTTCTATGACT GATTCAAAATCCACCgaaaaaattttgatgaatG TCAAAGATATGGTTATTCGAGATATGCTCCAGGAGAGCAGTCTACTTTAG